The Rhinolophus ferrumequinum isolate MPI-CBG mRhiFer1 chromosome 6, mRhiFer1_v1.p, whole genome shotgun sequence genome has a window encoding:
- the LOC117023514 gene encoding translation initiation factor IF-2-like gives MVRPGSAARSAGLGSAPLHLSSGPPRGKGWGPGAGTPEAGPGAPRDCQGRGGATSGRAEAAGLPPARPRGGLLRLSEPQLPLQENGTPVRATREASRPPGCAGTLGCAPQPSPSGRPRFAENRPECV, from the exons ATGGTGAGGCCGGGGAGCGCGGCACGCAGTGCGGGGCTGGGCTCGGCTCCGCTCCACCTGTCGTCTGGCCCGCCGCGCGGGAAAGGTTGGGGCCCCGGGGCGGGGACTCCGGAGGCGGGGCCAGGTGCGCCCCGGGACTGCCAGGGCAGGGGCGGTGCCACCTCAGGTCGGGCGGAGGCAGCGGGGCTCCCGCCGGCCAGGCCTAGGGGGGGGTTGCTGCGGCTCTCGGAGCCTCAGCTACCTCTGCAGGAAAATGGGACACCAGTGCGCGCGACACGCGAAGCCTCCCGGCCACCGGGTTGTGCTGGGACGCTCGGGTGCGCTCCCCAGCCCTCCCCGTCTGGCCGCCCGAG GTTTGCAGAAAACAGGCCAGAATGCGTCTAG
- the DEGS2 gene encoding sphingolipid delta(4)-desaturase/C4-monooxygenase DES2 gives MGNSAGRSDFEWVYTDQPHTQRRKEMLAKYPAIKALMRPDPHLKWTVLGLVLAQLLACWLVRGLAWRWLLFWAYAFGGCVNHSLTLAIHDISHNAAFGTGRAAYNRWFAIFANLPVGVPYAASFKKYHVDHHRYLGGDGLDVDVPTRLEGWLFCTPARKLLWLVLQPLFYSLRPLCVNPKALTRMEVFNALVQLGADAAIFALWGLKPVIYLLASSLLGLGLHPISGHFVAEHYMFLKGHETYSYYGPLNWITFNVGYHMEHHDFPSIPGCNLPLVRKIAPEYYDHLPQHHSWVKVLWDFVFEDSLGPYARVKRVCKLAEDRL, from the exons ATGGGCAACAGCGCAGGCCGCAGCGACTTTGAGTGGGTCTACACGGACCAGCCGCACACGCAGCGCCGCAAGGAGATGCTCG CCAAGTACCCGGCCATCAAGGCCCTGATGCGGCCGGACCCTCATCTCAAGTGGACGGTGCTGGGGCTGGTGCTGGCACAGCTGCTGGCCTGCTGGCTGGTGCGGGGGCTGGCGTGGCGCTGGCTGCTCTTCTGGGCCTACGCCTTCGGCGGCTGCGTCAACCACTCGCTGACGCTGGCCATCCACGACATCTCTCACAACGCCGCCTTCGGCACGGGCCGCGCCGCCTACAACCGCTGGTTCGCCATCTTCGCCAACCTGCCGGTGGGCGTGCCCTACGCCGCCTCCTTCAAGAAGTACCACGTGGACCACCACCGCTACCTGGGCGGCGACGGGCTGGACGTGGACGTGCCCACGCGCCTCGAGGGCTGGCTTTTCTGCACGCCGGCCCGCAAGCTGCTCTGGCTGGTGCTGCAGCCCCTCTTCTACTCGCTGCGGCCACTGTGCGTGAACCCCAAGGCCCTGACCCGCATGGAAGTGTTCAACGCCCTGGTGCAGCTGGGGGCCGACGCGGCCATCTTCGCCCTCTGGGGGCTCAAGCCCGTGATCTATCTGCTGGCCAGCTCCCTGCTGGGCCTGGGCCTTCACCCCATCTCCGGCCACTTCGTGGCTGAGCACTATATGTTCCTCAAGGGCCACGAGACCTACTCCTACTATGGGCCCCTCAACTGGATCACCTTCAACGTGGGCTACCACATGGAGCACCACGACTTCCCCAGCATCCCGGGCTGCAACTTGCCCCTG GTGCGGAAGATCGCGCCCGAATACTACGACCACCTGCCACAGCACCACTCGTGGGTCAAGGTGCTCTGGGATTTTGTGTTCGAGGACTCCTTGGGGCCCTATGCCAGGGTGAAGCGGGTGTGCAAGCTGGCAGAGGACCGCCTGTGA